One Lutra lutra chromosome 7, mLutLut1.2, whole genome shotgun sequence DNA window includes the following coding sequences:
- the NDRG2 gene encoding protein NDRG2 isoform X2 produces the protein MAELQEVQITEEKPLLPGQMPEMAKTHSVETPYGSVTFTVYGTPKPKRPAILTYHDVGLNYKSCFQPLFQFGDMQEIIQNFVRVHVDAPGMEEGAPVFPLGYQYPSLDQLADMIPCILQYLNFSTIIGVGVGAGAYILSRYALTHPDTVEGLVLINIDPNAKGWMDWAAHKLTGLTSSIPEMILGHLFSQEELSGNSELVQKYRNIITHAPNLENIELYWNSYNNRRDLNLERGGAVTFKCPVMLVVGDQAPHEDAVVECNSKLDPTQTSFLKMADSGGQPQLTQPGKLTEAFKYFLQGMGYMASSCMTRLSRSRTASLTSAASIDGNRSRARTLSQSSESGTLPSGPPGHTMEVSC, from the exons ATGGCGGAGCTGCAGGAGGTGCAGATCACCGAGGAGAAGCCGCTGTTGCCGGGGCAGATGCCTGAGATGGCCAAG ACTCACTCCGTGGAGACCCCTTATGGCTCTGTCACTTTTACTGTCTATGGGACCCCCAAACCCAAACGCCCAGCGATACTCACCTAccatgatgtgggactcaact ATAAATCTTGCTTCCAGCCGCTGTTTCAATTCGGGGATATGCAGGAAATCATTCAGAACTTCGTGCGGGTTCACGTGGATGCCCCTGGAATGGAAGAGGGGGCTCCTGTGTTCCCTTTGGG ATATCAGTACCCATCTCTGGACCAGCTTGCGGATATGATCCCTTGTATCCTGCAGTACTTAAA TTTCTCCACAATAATTGGAGTTGGTGTTGGAGCTGGAGCCTATATCCTGTCACGATATGCT CTTACCCACCCAGATACGGTCGAGGGTCTTGTCCTCATCAACATTGATCCCAATGCCAAGGGTTGGATGGATTGGGCAGCCCACAAG CTAACAGGTCTTACCTCTTCCATTCCGGAGATGATCCTTGGACATCTTTTCAGCCAG gagGAGCTTTCTGGAAATTCTGAGTTAGTACAAAAGTACAGAAACATCATTACACATGCACCCAACCTGGAGAACATTGAACTTTACTGGAACAGCTACAACAA TCGCCGAGACCTGAACCTTGAGCGTGGAGGTGCTGTCACCTTCAA GTGCCCTGTGATGCTGGTGGTAGGAGATCAAGCACCCCATGAAGATGCAGTG GTGGAGTGTAACTCAAAGCTGGACCCTACCCAGACCTCTTTTCTCAAG ATGGCAGACTCTGGAGGTCAGCCCCAGCTGACTCAG CCAGGCAAGCTGACCGAGGCCTTCAAGTACTTCCTGCAAGGCATGGGCTATA TGGCCTCATCCTGTATGACTCGCCTGTCACGATCACGCACAGCTTCCCTGACCAGTGCAGCGTCCATTGATGGCAACCGGTCCCGCGCTCGCACCCTGTCCCAGAGCAGCGAGTCTGGGACTCTCCCTTCAGGGCCCCCGGGGCATACCATGGAGGTCTCCTGTTGA
- the SLC39A2 gene encoding zinc transporter ZIP2 isoform X4: protein MEPQLGVKIGCFFALLILTLVCGLIPICFKWFQIDAATGRHRRVLSLLGCTSAGVFLGAGLMHMTAEALEGIDSKIQKFKMQDRKGGKCF from the exons ATGGAACCACAACTAGGAGTGAAAATTGGCTGCTTCTTTGCCCTGCTGATTCTCACCCTGGTCTGTGGCCTTATTCCCATCTGCTTCAAGTGGTTCCAGATTGATGCCGCCACAG GTCGTCACCGCCGGGTCCTCAGCCTCCTGGGCTGCACCTCTGCTGGTGTTTTCCTGGGAGCAGGGCTCATGCACATGACTGCTGAAGCCCTGGAGGGAATTGACTCAAAGATCCAGAAGTTTAAGATGCAG gacagaaagggagggaaatgTTTCTGA
- the SLC39A2 gene encoding zinc transporter ZIP2 isoform X1, with product MEPQLGVKIGCFFALLILTLVCGLIPICFKWFQIDAATGRHRRVLSLLGCTSAGVFLGAGLMHMTAEALEGIDSKIQKFKMQNRTEREGNVSDDADSAQMEYPYGELIISLGFFFVFFLESLALQCCPGAAGGTTVQEEWGGTHVLELHSHGPPPSPSKGPFRALVLLLSLSFHSVFEGLAVGLQPTVATTIQLCLAVLAHKGLVVFGVGLRLVRIGTRSRWAMLSILSLALMSPMGLVLGLAVTQGDSKAGQGLAQAVLEGVAAGTFLYVTFLEILPRELAGPEAPLAKWGCVAAGFAFMAFIALWA from the exons ATGGAACCACAACTAGGAGTGAAAATTGGCTGCTTCTTTGCCCTGCTGATTCTCACCCTGGTCTGTGGCCTTATTCCCATCTGCTTCAAGTGGTTCCAGATTGATGCCGCCACAG GTCGTCACCGCCGGGTCCTCAGCCTCCTGGGCTGCACCTCTGCTGGTGTTTTCCTGGGAGCAGGGCTCATGCACATGACTGCTGAAGCCCTGGAGGGAATTGACTCAAAGATCCAGAAGTTTAAGATGCAG aacaggacagaaagggagggaaatgTTTCTGATGATGCTGATTCAGCTCAG ATGGAGTATCCCTACGGAGAGCTCATCATCTCCCTGGgcttcttctttgtcttctttctggaGTCGCTGGCACTGCAGTGCtgtcctggggctgctggaggaACGACAGTGCAGGAGGAGTGGGGTGGGACTCATGTCCTTGAACTCCACAGCCATggacccccaccctcaccctcaAAGGGCCCCTTTCGGGCCCTCGtcctcttgctctcgctctcctTTCACTCAGTGTTTGAAGGGCTAGCTGTGGGGCTGCAGCCAACAGTAGCAACCACCATTCAGCTCTGTCTTGCTGTCCTGGCTCACAAAGGGCTCGTAGTGTTTGGGGTTGGACTGCGGCTGGTGCGAATAGGCACTAGGTCACGATGGGCCATGTTGTCCATACTGTCATTAGCTCTCATGTCCCCCATGGGCCTAGTCCTGGGGCTGGCTGTGACCCAAGGGGACTCTAAAGCGGGGCAGGGCTTAGCCCAGGCTGTGTTAGAAGGTGTGGCAGCCGGCACCTTTCTGTATGTCACCTTCCTGGAAATTCTGCCCCGGGAGCTAGCTGGCCCTGAGGCCCCTCTAGCCAAATGGGGCTGCGTAGCCGCTGGTTTTGCCTTCATGGCCTTTATTGCCTTGTGGGCCTGA
- the NDRG2 gene encoding protein NDRG2 isoform X3, producing the protein MGPPNPNAQRYSPTMMWDSTPLFQFGDMQEIIQNFVRVHVDAPGMEEGAPVFPLGYQYPSLDQLADMIPCILQYLNFSTIIGVGVGAGAYILSRYALTHPDTVEGLVLINIDPNAKGWMDWAAHKLTGLTSSIPEMILGHLFSQEELSGNSELVQKYRNIITHAPNLENIELYWNSYNNRRDLNLERGGAVTFKCPVMLVVGDQAPHEDAVVECNSKLDPTQTSFLKMADSGGQPQLTQPGKLTEAFKYFLQGMGYMASSCMTRLSRSRTASLTSAASIDGNRSRARTLSQSSESGTLPSGPPGHTMEVSC; encoded by the exons ATGGGACCCCCAAACCCAAACGCCCAGCGATACTCACCTAccatgatgtgggactcaact CCGCTGTTTCAATTCGGGGATATGCAGGAAATCATTCAGAACTTCGTGCGGGTTCACGTGGATGCCCCTGGAATGGAAGAGGGGGCTCCTGTGTTCCCTTTGGG ATATCAGTACCCATCTCTGGACCAGCTTGCGGATATGATCCCTTGTATCCTGCAGTACTTAAA TTTCTCCACAATAATTGGAGTTGGTGTTGGAGCTGGAGCCTATATCCTGTCACGATATGCT CTTACCCACCCAGATACGGTCGAGGGTCTTGTCCTCATCAACATTGATCCCAATGCCAAGGGTTGGATGGATTGGGCAGCCCACAAG CTAACAGGTCTTACCTCTTCCATTCCGGAGATGATCCTTGGACATCTTTTCAGCCAG gagGAGCTTTCTGGAAATTCTGAGTTAGTACAAAAGTACAGAAACATCATTACACATGCACCCAACCTGGAGAACATTGAACTTTACTGGAACAGCTACAACAA TCGCCGAGACCTGAACCTTGAGCGTGGAGGTGCTGTCACCTTCAA GTGCCCTGTGATGCTGGTGGTAGGAGATCAAGCACCCCATGAAGATGCAGTG GTGGAGTGTAACTCAAAGCTGGACCCTACCCAGACCTCTTTTCTCAAG ATGGCAGACTCTGGAGGTCAGCCCCAGCTGACTCAG CCAGGCAAGCTGACCGAGGCCTTCAAGTACTTCCTGCAAGGCATGGGCTATA TGGCCTCATCCTGTATGACTCGCCTGTCACGATCACGCACAGCTTCCCTGACCAGTGCAGCGTCCATTGATGGCAACCGGTCCCGCGCTCGCACCCTGTCCCAGAGCAGCGAGTCTGGGACTCTCCCTTCAGGGCCCCCGGGGCATACCATGGAGGTCTCCTGTTGA
- the NDRG2 gene encoding protein NDRG2 isoform X1, giving the protein MAELQEVQITEEKPLLPGQMPEMAKEAELAARILLDQGQTHSVETPYGSVTFTVYGTPKPKRPAILTYHDVGLNYKSCFQPLFQFGDMQEIIQNFVRVHVDAPGMEEGAPVFPLGYQYPSLDQLADMIPCILQYLNFSTIIGVGVGAGAYILSRYALTHPDTVEGLVLINIDPNAKGWMDWAAHKLTGLTSSIPEMILGHLFSQEELSGNSELVQKYRNIITHAPNLENIELYWNSYNNRRDLNLERGGAVTFKCPVMLVVGDQAPHEDAVVECNSKLDPTQTSFLKMADSGGQPQLTQPGKLTEAFKYFLQGMGYMASSCMTRLSRSRTASLTSAASIDGNRSRARTLSQSSESGTLPSGPPGHTMEVSC; this is encoded by the exons ATGGCGGAGCTGCAGGAGGTGCAGATCACCGAGGAGAAGCCGCTGTTGCCGGGGCAGATGCCTGAGATGGCCAAG GAGGCTGAGTTAGCTGCCCGAATCCTCCTGGACCAGGGACAG ACTCACTCCGTGGAGACCCCTTATGGCTCTGTCACTTTTACTGTCTATGGGACCCCCAAACCCAAACGCCCAGCGATACTCACCTAccatgatgtgggactcaact ATAAATCTTGCTTCCAGCCGCTGTTTCAATTCGGGGATATGCAGGAAATCATTCAGAACTTCGTGCGGGTTCACGTGGATGCCCCTGGAATGGAAGAGGGGGCTCCTGTGTTCCCTTTGGG ATATCAGTACCCATCTCTGGACCAGCTTGCGGATATGATCCCTTGTATCCTGCAGTACTTAAA TTTCTCCACAATAATTGGAGTTGGTGTTGGAGCTGGAGCCTATATCCTGTCACGATATGCT CTTACCCACCCAGATACGGTCGAGGGTCTTGTCCTCATCAACATTGATCCCAATGCCAAGGGTTGGATGGATTGGGCAGCCCACAAG CTAACAGGTCTTACCTCTTCCATTCCGGAGATGATCCTTGGACATCTTTTCAGCCAG gagGAGCTTTCTGGAAATTCTGAGTTAGTACAAAAGTACAGAAACATCATTACACATGCACCCAACCTGGAGAACATTGAACTTTACTGGAACAGCTACAACAA TCGCCGAGACCTGAACCTTGAGCGTGGAGGTGCTGTCACCTTCAA GTGCCCTGTGATGCTGGTGGTAGGAGATCAAGCACCCCATGAAGATGCAGTG GTGGAGTGTAACTCAAAGCTGGACCCTACCCAGACCTCTTTTCTCAAG ATGGCAGACTCTGGAGGTCAGCCCCAGCTGACTCAG CCAGGCAAGCTGACCGAGGCCTTCAAGTACTTCCTGCAAGGCATGGGCTATA TGGCCTCATCCTGTATGACTCGCCTGTCACGATCACGCACAGCTTCCCTGACCAGTGCAGCGTCCATTGATGGCAACCGGTCCCGCGCTCGCACCCTGTCCCAGAGCAGCGAGTCTGGGACTCTCCCTTCAGGGCCCCCGGGGCATACCATGGAGGTCTCCTGTTGA
- the SLC39A2 gene encoding zinc transporter ZIP2 isoform X2, whose translation MEPQLGVKIGCFFALLILTLVCGLIPICFKWFQIDAATGRHRRVLSLLGCTSAGVFLGAGLMHMTAEALEGIDSKIQKFKMQNRTEREGNVSDDADSAQASPS comes from the exons ATGGAACCACAACTAGGAGTGAAAATTGGCTGCTTCTTTGCCCTGCTGATTCTCACCCTGGTCTGTGGCCTTATTCCCATCTGCTTCAAGTGGTTCCAGATTGATGCCGCCACAG GTCGTCACCGCCGGGTCCTCAGCCTCCTGGGCTGCACCTCTGCTGGTGTTTTCCTGGGAGCAGGGCTCATGCACATGACTGCTGAAGCCCTGGAGGGAATTGACTCAAAGATCCAGAAGTTTAAGATGCAG aacaggacagaaagggagggaaatgTTTCTGATGATGCTGATTCAGCTCAG GCATCACCCTCATGA
- the SLC39A2 gene encoding zinc transporter ZIP2 isoform X3 codes for MEPQLGVKIGCFFALLILTLVCGLIPICFKWFQIDAATGRHRRVLSLLGCTSAGVFLGAGLMHMTAEALEGIDSKIQKFKMQNRTEREGNVSDDADSAQGGI; via the exons ATGGAACCACAACTAGGAGTGAAAATTGGCTGCTTCTTTGCCCTGCTGATTCTCACCCTGGTCTGTGGCCTTATTCCCATCTGCTTCAAGTGGTTCCAGATTGATGCCGCCACAG GTCGTCACCGCCGGGTCCTCAGCCTCCTGGGCTGCACCTCTGCTGGTGTTTTCCTGGGAGCAGGGCTCATGCACATGACTGCTGAAGCCCTGGAGGGAATTGACTCAAAGATCCAGAAGTTTAAGATGCAG aacaggacagaaagggagggaaatgTTTCTGATGATGCTGATTCAGCTCAG ggtGGCATTTAA